One genomic segment of Helianthus annuus cultivar XRQ/B chromosome 14, HanXRQr2.0-SUNRISE, whole genome shotgun sequence includes these proteins:
- the LOC110909124 gene encoding uncharacterized protein LOC110909124, producing MANNHGSKFVSVNLNKLYGQPSHHNYHSHTGSYGPPGAGPNRARPASAGGGGMVVLSRNRPLQKAMPKLSVPAPLNLPSLRKEYEKTDSSGAGGGGPGAAGSGTGSRPSSSGMGWTKPGNIALQEKEVASDTLVSENVNYSSAKGSGAYMPPSARFGGGDTPSANHSLVEKAMVLRGEDFPSLRAALPSSSAPAQKQKEGSLQPVKKFVSEESSNDVRDAYHFHAPAPMQSSHRMANDVNESPRPNRARLDHALKQEDPLSFLRLNPRSDWADDERDTGHRFAGRDQDLPKSEVYWDRDLDVPRNSILPQKPSSNISERKGATSQVLKAEPYRETNSWRSSIHKERPTGAHAISDGTVTNHFSNSNTHHGVVTENRDPAFVRRDTGQGRHWNHNVEYSKSRNEGYQNSTGSKSVFSLGGKSSFSKSERTYLDDSFQKDFSSSVYDERDPLTGNLVGVMKRKKGVIEQTAFHDPVRESFEAELERVQKMQEMERQRAVEEQERALEHARREDEERRRVILEEEERRRRMEEEAKEAAWRTEQERLDAIQKAEEQKIAREEEKRRMLLEEERRKQAAKQKLLDLEARMAKRGAEVRKSGPDDEVPVGGKDSDASMDSDVDNWEVNQRMVERITTSASSDSSAMDRPFDQPQFSREALSVERGKPVNPWKREAFEVGSNSSFLLNDQENGHRSPRREAPIGGKSFPRKEFYGGGYMSSRSPDTDRLSHLGGRDHRSNSFGDGESYGRNREIESEFYDNVGENYGEAGWGQGHSRSGARSYSERLYMNAESDKLYSYGRSRFSIKQPHVLPPPSSSSSVLKSSVRGENTLSAPSSSLESTARTGNYGGGPQDSLQQSDDLQQDIMVGNLEKNDTLRCDSQSSLSVSSPPSSPIHLSHDELDGSCGSVTPIGGERKEVVNDEPGEVTTMAASKSVSTDEDEEWNIENHGEMQEQEEYDEDDGYSEEDEVLEGPDVNGNLTQEFENLQIEEKNTTNVMENFVLGFNEGVEVRIPGDEFEEDSKAVGNSVDVAEVSAGGLEKQAAVEHEQTQNATSSSVEHEHVSSSGQATLPVQLQFGLFSGPTLIPSPVPAIQIGSIQMPLHFPPPAALSMGHVHPSQRPPLFQFGQLNYSSPMTHQPVSLVQPNFHHTQTHFNQLSQENSSINMKSDAGSANLSNNQSNLSHASDNIIASKPVIQTEERGHGTSNNDSRCLSTDKNVPLLKAPGPSNRGKRTVYPPRNSGPRSFQAYEPMGSNEFQRKHRRPIQRTEFRVRDNTNNSGFDDKLNNRGMGTSTRSGYMRQTGSTTLKRVVHEAGMNNESKPEKETLITKTQTASSSAESNQQRDIVEEDIDAPLQSGVVRVFKQPGIECLSDEDDFIEVRSKRQMLNERREQREKESKQPRKARVTSTGHKNKLSASLAGEPSNNNRPDVGLVKKEHTVDFSTMASQPVAPIGTATVDSDVQTEIRLHTSKTLQSGSALSGAAADHDSNLTFQTENKVEENVQTSLGDWGNARSDQQVPLTQIQLDEAMKPLSFNTTHIPSIGDHTTLVNEPILSSSSILTTGKSVSSSSSPINSLLAGEKIQFGAVTSPTILAPSSCVVSHGIGAFHSDVTQTTQNITKAENDGNVFTSKDAHPTEDCKAEVEAAVAAVDTDEIVSNGLGRVSVSGTESFGGAVEGIQGGLGGDQQSGSQSKPEESLSVSLPADLSVDTPPISLWPPLPSPQGSSPQMLSHYHGPTPSHFPFYDMNHPMMSAPVFAFGSPDESGGTQPQSQKPTGSAGSRHIGAWQNHSGMDSFYGPPAGFTGPFIGSPGGIPGVQAPPHMVVYNHYSPVGQFGQVGLSFMGAAYIPSGKQPDWKHDPTSTRNEDGVSSMNMVSGPRNPPNMQQPHVQQHLAPGSPLLPMGSPLTMFDVPPFQTAPDMSVQARWSHVPASSLHAVPMPPPLQQQAKVMTGPSQFSSHGGRPVDQSTFPPNRLSEPQASGPSVVSPVVRDSTITHFPDDLGLLDSSGRPSISTTSSPVTVSHSSSATAKIGEGGGVEFKNQHQQDKNKNGSNNNNNHGGGYGYQRGGGLSPKNKSMWSHRRIGRYMGAEKSFPSTTKVKQIYVAKQPTGSSSTVG from the exons ATGGCCAACAACCATGGATCCAAGTTTGTCTCTGTCAATTTGAATAAATTGTATGGGCAGCCTTCTCATCATAATTATCACTCTCATACTGGCTCTTATGGACCACCCGGTGCTGGCCCGAACCGTGCCCGACCTGCCAGTGCAGGAGGAGGTGGGATGGTTGTTTTATCTAGAAACCGTCCTTTGCAGAAGGCTATGCCGAAATTATCTGTTCCGGCCCCCCTGAACTTGCCTTCGCTCAGAAAAGAATATGAGAAAACTGATTCGTCGGGTGCGGGGGGAGGGGGGCCAGGTGCTGCTGGTTCAGGGACTGGTTCAAGACCTTCTTCATCGGGTATGGGCTGGACTAAACCCGGAAATATCGCTTTGCAGGAGAAGGAGGTTGCTAGTGACACTCTGGTTTCGGAGAATGTGAATTACTCTTCTGCGAAGGGAAGTGGTGCTTACATGCCACCTTCAGCTAGGTTCGGAGGCGGAGATACGCCTTCCGCTAATCATTCACTGGTAGAAAAAGCCATGGTATTGAGGGGAGAAGACTTTCCTTCTTTACGCGCTGCCTTACCTTCTTCGTCCGCCCCTGCGCAAAAACAAAAGGAAGGATCTTTACAACCGGTGAAGAAATTTGTTAGCGAGGAGTCGTCCAATGATGTAAGAGATGCTTATCATTTTCACGCACCAGCTCCCATGCAATCATCCCATCGCATGGCAAACGATGTGAATGAAAGTCCAAGACCAAACCGTGCACGCTTGGATCATGCTCTGAAGCAAGAGGACCCTCTCTCATTCCTACGGCTGAATCCAAGGTCTGACTGGGCTGATGACGAGCGAGATACAGGCCACCGGTTTGCAGGCAGAGATCAAGACTTGCCAAAAAGTGAAGTTTATTGGGATAGAGATCTTGACGTGCCTAGAAACAGCATATTGCCTCAAAAACCATCTAGTAATATATCTGAAAGGAAGGGTGCCACCTCTCAAGTCCTTAAAGCTGAGCCTTACCGAGAAACTAACTCCTGGAGGAGTTCTATTCACAAAGAAAGACCTACTGGTGCCCATGCTATAAGTGACGGAACTGTGACAAACCATTTTAGCAACAGTAATACTCACCATGGTGTAGTGACAGAAAACCGGGACCCTGCATTTGTAAGAAGGGATACTGGGCAAGGGAGACACTGGAATCACAATGTCGAATATTCTAAGAGCAGAAATGAAGGTTACCAGAATTCTACAGGGTCAAAATCAGTTTTTTCGTTAGGTGGTAAATCTTCATTTTCAAAAAGTGAACGGACTTATTTAGATGATTCTTTTCAGAAAGACTTCAGCTCAAGCGTTTATGATGAAAGAGATCCGTTGACCGGAAACTTAGTTGGGGTGATGAAAAGAAAGAAGGGTGTGATTGAACAGACAGCTTTCCATGATCCTGTTAGGGAATCGTTTGAGGCTGAGCTTGAAAGAGTTCAGAAGATGCAGGAGATGGAAAGACAGAGGGCGGTTGAAGAACAAGAAAGAGCACTGGAACATGCAAGaagagaagatgaagagagacGAAGGGTAATATTGGAAGAAGAAGAAAGGCGAAGAAGAATGGAAGAGGAAGCGAAAGAAGCTGCTTGGAGAACAGAGCAAGAAAGATTAGACGCCATTCAGAAAGCCGAAGAGCAGAAAATTGCTAGAGAAGAAGAAAAAAGGAGGATGCTTCTAGAAGAAGAGAGGAGGAAACAAGCTGCCAAACAGAAGCTTCTAGATTTGGAAGCCAGGATGGCAAAACGAGGTGCTGAAGTTAGGAAAAGTGGTCCGGATGATGAAGTTCCGGTTGGTGGAAAAGACAGTGATGCCTCAATGGATTCAGATGTTGATAACTGGGAAGTTAATCAGAGAATGGTGGAGAGAATAACAACTTCAGCAAGTTCAGATTCATCTGCAATGGACCGACCCTTTGATCAGCCTCAGTTCTCTCGAGAAGCTTTATCCGTGGAAAGAGGAAAACCCGTAAATCCATGGAAAAGAGAAGCATTTGAAGTTGGAAGCAATTCATCCTTTTTACTTAACGATCAAGAAAACGGTCATCGTAGTCCGAGGAGAGAAGCACCTATTGGTGGGAAATCGTTTCCTAGGAAGGAGTTTTATGGAGGTGGTTACATGTCTTCGAGGTCTCCTGATACTGATAGACTTTCTCATCTGGGAGGTCGAGATCATAGGTCGAATTCTTTTGGGGATGGAGAATCTTATGGAAGAAACAGAGAAATCGAGTCCGAATTTTATGACAATGTTGGTGAGAATTATGGTGAAGCTGGCTGGGGGCAAGGGCATTCTCGTAGTGGCGCACGTTCTTATTCAGAGCGGTTGTATATGAATGCTGAGTCGGATAAGCTTTATTCATACGGGAGATCACGGTTTTCTATAAAACAACCACATGTTCTTCCCCCtccctcatcatcatcatctgttcTGAAATCTTCAGTGAGAGGGGAGAATACACTTTCTGCTCCGTCAAGTTCTCTAGAATCAACTGCAAGAACAGGGAACTACGGTGGTGGTCCTCAAGATAGTCTTCAACAGTCTGATGATCTTCAACAAGATATTATGGTAGGGAACCTGGAGAAAAACGACACATTAAGGTGCGATTCACAGTCATCTCTCTCGGTTTCAAGTCCACCTAGCTCGCCAATTCATCTGTCTCATGATGAGCTGGATGGTTCGTGTGGCTCCGTTACACCAATTGGAGGTGAACGGAAGGAAGTTGTGAATGATGAACCTGGAGAAGTGACAACAATGGCAGCGTCAAAGTCTGtatcaactgatgaagatgaagaatggAATATTGAGAATCATGGTGAGATGCAGGAACAAGAAGAgtatgatgaagatgatggttatagtgaagaagatgaagtgctTGAAGGACCTGATGTCAACGGGAATCTGACACAAGAATTTGAGAATTTGCAAATCGAAGAGAAAAATACCACTAATGTAATGGAAAATTTTGTTCTGGGATTTAATGAAGGCGTTGAAGTAAGAATTCCAGGTGATGAATTTGAGGAAGATTCAAAAGCTGTTGGAAATTCGGTTGATGTTGCGGAAGTTTCTGCTGGTGGTTTAGAAAAACAGGCAGCAGTTGAACATGAACAAACCCAAAATGCCACTTCATCTTCGGTTGAACATGAACATGTGTCTTCTTCAGGCCAGGCTACCTTACCTGTTCAACTACAGTTTGGGTTATTTTCTGGCCCAACTCTCATACCATCACCAGTTCCCGCCATACAAATCGGGTCTATTCAGATGCCTCTTCATTTTCCTCCACCTGCTGCTTTGTCAATGGGCCATGTACATCCGTCACAACGACCCCCTCTTTTCCAATTCGGTCAACTAAACTATTCATCTCCCATGACTCATCAACCGGTATCTCTTGTTCAGCCAAACTTTCACCACACCCAAACCCATTTTAATCAGTTATCTCAAGAAAATTCTTCTATCAACATGAAAAGTGACGCTGGTTCAGCTAATCTCTCGAATAATCAAAGTAATCTTTCCCATGCTTCTGATAACATAATTGCATCTAAACCAGTTATACAAACTGAGGAAAGGGGTCATGGCACAAGTAATAATGATTCTCGGTGTCTTTCTACTGACAAAAATGTACCATTGCTAAAGGCCCCAGGCCCATCAAATAGGGGGAAGAGAACTGTGTACCCACCACGAAACTCGGGTCCAAGATCATTTCAAGCTTACGAGCCCATGGGCTCTAACGAATTTCAGAGGAAACATCGGCGTCCAATCCAAAGAACCGAGTTTCGAGTCCGGGACAATACTAATAACTCAGGGTTTGATGACAAGCTAAATAATAGAGGTATGGGGACTTCTACAAGAAGTGGGTATATGCGTCAAACAGGTTCTACTACATTAAAGCGTGTAGTACATGAAGCTGGGATGAACAATGAAAGCAAGCCTGAGAAAGAAACTTTAATAACAAAAACTCAGACAGCCTCATCTTCTGCTGAAAGCAACCAACAGAGGGACATTGTTGAAGAAGATATTGATGCGCCTTTACAAAGTGGTGTTGTACGTGTGTTTAAGCAACCGGGCATTGAATGCTTAAGTGATGAAGATGACTTCATAGAAGTTAGGTCAAAACGACAGATGCTGAATGAGCGGCGAGAACAGAGAGAAAAAGAAAGTAAG caaCCGCGAAAAGCTCGTGTTACTTCAACTGGTCATAAGAATAAACTTTCTGCATCATTGGCTGGTGAACCATCAAACAACAACCGACCTGACGTTGGCTTGGTGAAAAAAGAACACACTGTTGATTTTTCAACAATGGCTTCTCAACCGGTGGCACCAATTGGCACGGCTACTGTGGACAGTGATGTTCAGACGGAAATAAGATTGCATACTAGCAA GACCCTCCAAAGCGGATCAGCATTATCTGGTGCTGCAGCAGATCATGATTCAAATCTTACGTTTCAGACTGAAAATAAAGTTGAAGAAAACGTTCAAACGTCTTTGGGCGACTGGGGTAATGCACGTTCGGATCAACAG GTCCCCTTAACTCAGATACAACTTGACGAGGCGATGAAACCTTTAAGCTTCAATACGACACATATACCATCCATTGGCGATCATACCACATTGGTCAATGAACCCATTTTGTCATCTTCATCAATCTTGACAACGGGGAAATCAGTTTCATCTTCTTCAAGCCCAATCAATTCTCTGCTTGCTGGGGAAAAAATTCAGTTTG GGGCAGTTACCTCCCCAACAATACTTGCTCCGAGTAGCTGTGTTGTTTCACATGGGATTGGGGCCTTCCATTCTGACGTTACTCAAACTACTCAAAATATTACAAAAGCAGAAAATGATGGTAATGTTTTCACAAGCAAAGACGCGCATCCCACAGAAGATTGCAAGGCTGAAGTAGAAgctgctgtggctgctgttgatACGGATGAGATTGTTAGCAATGGGTTGGGTCGCGTTTCAGTTTCAGGGACAGAAAGTTTTGGAGGTGCAGTTGAGGGTATCCAAGGAG GATTGGGTGGGGATCAACAATCTGGAAGTCAATCTAAGCCTGAGGAATCACTTAGTGTATCACTGCCTGCTGATCTATCCGTTGACACACCGCCAATATCTTTATGGCCACCGCTACCAAGTCCTCAGGGCTCATCACCCCAAATGCTATCTCATTACCATGGCCCCACACCTTCTCACTTCCCCTTCTATGATATGAACCATCCCATGATGAGTGCTCCCGTCTTTGCGTTTGGCTCACCTGACGAATCTGGCGGAACCCAGCCTCAATCTCAAAAGCCCACAGGGTCGGCAGGTTCACGGCATATTGGTGCCTGGCAAAACCATTCTGGTATGGACTCGTTTTATGGTCCCCCTGCTGGATTCACAGGTCCTTTTATCGGTTCACCTGGAGGTATTCCTGGTGTCCAGGCTCCACCGCACATGGTGGTTTATAACCATTATTCTCCGGTGGGGCAGTTTGGGCAGGTTGGTTTGAGCTTTATGGGTGCCGCATACATCCCATCAGGAAAACAACCTGATTGGAAACATGATCCAACATCTACTAGAAATGAAGACGGCGTGAGTTCCATGAATATGGTTTCTGGACCCCGCAACCCACCTAACATGCAGCAGCCACACGTCCAGCAGCATCTTGCCCCTGGTTCCCCGCTATTGCCCATGGGCTCACCTTTGACCATGTTCGATGTACCCCCGTTCCAG ACTGCACCGGATATGTCGGTTCAAGCACGGTGGTCTCACGTACCAGCATCATCGCTTCATGCAGTTCCTATGCCACCACCATTACAGCAACAGGCAAAAGTCATGACTGGACCTTCTCAATTCAGCAGCCATGGAGGACGTCCTGTTGATCAGTCAACGTTTCCTCCCAATAGATTATCTGAACCTCAAGCATCGGGTCCCTCGGTGGTGTCTCCGGTTGTTAGAGATTCTACCATCACCCATTTCCCAGATGATCTTGGGTTGTTAGATTCATCTGGGCGGCCATCCATTTCTACCACATCTTCTCCTGTCACCGTAAGCCATAGCTCTTCAGCAACCGCCAAGATCGGAGAAGGGGGTGGTGTGGAATTTAAAAATCAACATCAACAGGATAAGAATAAAaacggtagtaataataataataatcatggTGGTGGTTATGGATATCAACGAGGTGGTGGTCTGTCTCCGAAGAACAAATCCATGTGGTCCCACCGTAGGATAGGAAGATACATGGGGGCCGAAAAAAGCTTCCCGTCTACAACAAAAGTAAAGCAGATTTATGTGGCAAAACAGCCGACGGGATCATCTTCTACAGTGGGATGA
- the LOC110909125 gene encoding calmodulin-like protein 30, with translation MSSKSFFSFKYGGSKKASIPKTAPPVQPSPVVFQPNADEMRRVFDKFDKNKDGKISKEEYVSAVDILGSKTAKTEVSKAFEAIDTDGDGFVDFNEFMAAQGGVKAGDIKSAFKVFDLDGNGKITAEELVQVLRQLGERCSLEACRKMVRGADADGDGMIDVDEFVGLMTRTMKSA, from the coding sequence ATGTCTAGCAAGAGTTTCTTCAGTTTCAAATACGGCGGGTCTAAGAAAGCATCAATCCCTAAAACCGCACCACCAGTTCAACCATCACCGGTTGTTTTCCAACCAAACGCCGATGAGATGAGACGGGTGTTCGACAAATTCGACAAGAACAAAGACGGTAAGATATCCAAGGAAGAGTATGTGTCAGCGGTGGACATACTAGGTAGCAAGACTGCGAAAACGGAGGTGTCAAAAGCGTTTGAGGCGATAGACACTGATGGTGATGGGTTTGTTGACTTTAACGAGTTTATGGCGGCCCAGGGCGGAGTGAAGGCGGGGGATATCAAGAGTGCGTTTAAGGTATTTGATTTGGATGGTAACGGGAAGATAACGGCGGAGGAACTGGTGCAGGTGCTCCGGCAGCTGGGAGAGAGGTGTAGCTTGGAGGCTTGCCGGAAAATGGTTAGAGGGGCGGATGCCGACGGTGATGGAATGATTGATGTGGATGAATTTGTGGGTCTAATGACCCGGACCATGAAATCGGCATGA